Within Lagopus muta isolate bLagMut1 chromosome 1, bLagMut1 primary, whole genome shotgun sequence, the genomic segment tACGAGTGGAGGACTCCAATCAGTTACCTCTGCTACTCCTTCTTGAGAGAGGTCTATGGCCCCTAGATAAGCTGTGTACATGCTCTAAGGAGCACAGAACAAGACTCATACCTCCCATGCCTAGTTCATCAGAAATTTTgccttttgtgtttttcttaatgGAGTTTTAAtatgaagtatttcatttttatttttcaatccATTGTGGCATAGCTTCAGCAGGACCATAGCAGGCTCTTGCCTCCACAAGCCACAGTAAGGTGCCTGATTTATTTAAGCATACCTCTAAGTATTGGAATTTAGTGGGCTGAGGGGGGAATTGAGCCCAAATCTCCCCTTCTAGCTCCTTGACTAGAAACCAAAAGTGTTGGTTGTCTTACAAGGATGTTACAGATTTAAATCTGAAGGAGCATCTGTCAGATTACATGGCAATATTCAAGGTGCACTTGAAGTGGAAAAAGCCACCTCTGCTCTTCTTAACCTTAGTGTTTCCTCTAGGCAAGCCCACACGTTTCACTACCATGTGCGCTGGCTGGTTTGAATCCATTTTTGAGGCTCTCAGTCCTCTCCGTGTTTTCCTTTACCACCAGTGACCAAGTGGCTTGAAGTATTGCAGTGCCTCGTGTTTAGATGCCTGAATCCTCTGCTGGATCTTGCTCAGGACTTGTCTGAGCATCATGTCTGCCTTTATGAACCTTCCAACAGACATCTGTGAGAACCACTTTCAAGAAAAGACAGGAAGCGCAGCCAGAACCAGAAGCACTGTTAAggatttcttttacttttttcattagaaaattcTACTATGGCTGTTTCTTTGGTATCCAGGTTATCCAATAGATGGTGCATTTCAAATGTCTCTGGAGCAGTAGCAGAAGTAACGCTTTTTCCATCACTTACCACAGTCCTTGGTTGTGAAGATGTTGCAGCATCTGTTACAAGATGTGCAGAGTCAGCACTGGGCATTGTACTGGGACTATGGAAGCTTGGTAAGCTCCATCGCTGGAGGTTTCTCTCATGATCTGTTATGAGACCAGCTATGTTACTACTGTGGGTTTCGTGTTTGGGCTCCCTTATGCTAGGCAGTGACTGATGCATCTCAGTACCTGGGAAGTGTGCAGTCACTTCTGGGGGGAATAAAGAAAGGTCCATAAGAGACACATCTGCCTCGGTTAGGCTCCTTTGGAGCTTCTCTTCTGGTGTGACTTCGGCACTCTCTGCTTGCAGAGTTGGCTTGCCCAGCACATCAGGTTCTTTTCCCTCAGCTTCAGAGATGATGACCTCAGGAACCGGCTTGTTCGTCTCGGATGAGGTGTCACTGTCATTGAGCAGCGCCTCATTCTTGGAGGTTTCGCTTATAGGTCCTAGATCCCTGCTACTGTGAAGTCTGCTACTTCGGTCAGCTCCTTCGTGTTTCCTCTTGAAGCTGGAGGTAGAATGTCTCCCCCTAGTGTGCATTTCCTGCAGCCGCCTGATGTGTCCCTTTTCATCTGCGGGGAAGAACACCGAATTCTCACTCGTCTGCCTGTTGTAGCGCCTGTGAGTGGGGGTGGAAGGGTGCTCGTGGACGCTGAGAAATCTCTTAACTCTCCTCAGCACTGAATGTTGTCTGTGGTGTTTCTCCTCTTCCCAGGGCCACTCTTCCCCATAGAGGAATTCTGTATCAGCCAGCCTGCCAAATAAAGTAGGTAAGTAGGTGTTACACGTAGGAAGTGTGCAGTCTGCATGCACATATATCCTACTATCTTGTCAGGAAGGCAGAAATGTTAGGAATCAAAAGCCCTTATGTGTCCCTCGGAAGGGCATGTCCCAGCTGGCTTGAGCTTAGGGTGAGGGTagggggggagaaggaaagcCTGCTCAGTGCTGTACATCTAGAGAGACCTtcaggcaaaaaagaaaaaaaaagaaaggaaaaaaaaaaaagctactccTGGAAGCAGAGTGAAATggtttctaaataaataatgctaGACTCAGGTGGTCAAACCTCATTTAATTCCAAGGCATGACAGGGTGTCTGAAAGTCCCACCTGTAGCTGGTGCTCTTCCCCTTCCCAGCCTTGTGGTTAATGAGAACAGCTATTGTTTTGCTTGCCATGC encodes:
- the BEST3 gene encoding bestrophin-3 isoform X2 codes for the protein MFLISSCVQGRDEYGRLIRRTLMRYVNLTSLLIFRSVSTAVYKRFPTMDHVVGAGFMTRHERKIFDDLKSPHLKYWVPFVWFGNLASKARNEGRIRDSVDLQTLMNEMNKFRSWCSLLFGYDWVGIPLVYTQVVTLAVYTFFFACLIGRQFLDTDQGYQGHDLDLYVPIFTLLQFFFYAGWLKVAEQLINPFGEDDDDFETNWCIDRNLQVSLLAVDEMHMNLPRMERDIYWNDSSARPPYTKAAADYCIPSFLGSTIEMGLADTEFLYGEEWPWEEEKHHRQHSVLRRVKRFLSVHEHPSTPTHRRYNRQTSENSVFFPADEKGHIRRLQEMHTRGRHSTSSFKRKHEGADRSSRLHSSRDLGPISETSKNEALLNDSDTSSETNKPVPEVIISEAEGKEPDVLGKPTLQAESAEVTPEEKLQRSLTEADVSLMDLSLFPPEVTAHFPGTEMHQSLPSIREPKHETHSSNIAGLITDHERNLQRWSLPSFHSPSTMPSADSAHLVTDAATSSQPRTVVSDGKSVTSATAPETFEMHHLLDNLDTKETAIVEFSNEKSKRNP